A genome region from Arachis duranensis cultivar V14167 chromosome 8, aradu.V14167.gnm2.J7QH, whole genome shotgun sequence includes the following:
- the LOC110274861 gene encoding uncharacterized protein LOC110274861 translates to MAEFTELFPMGKQLDELKYVYQYIFTINFQSILVVCVIVTLFFFIFYQIFHGMFFWFLELRLNNELLDLEGANYLTSGAAPSNNHVTLFQVLLHTNSWNMADILEEGDFDKERGPKLRALMKLPPLVRYGMHDSWLKKKLTCPVCRSCIVSRAKGNPNHRGTDLTPILPRASTLTLTSHLSPLTFSASTLTLRPATATSVQPPLPSQLPTLNSHRLLPHFPSFAQQTSQTSFPPSRSHRSIVKASIAQPLSCRASSVPLRSCPFSGVCSVPSRGPSLEDYSLEFPSSHVCLEVAGCWLLSCPTVLFLFNHLHCISKLHLPLSLPLPVLFEFQNMLQPKFLLG, encoded by the exons ATGGCTGAGTTCACAGAACTATTCCCAATGGGAAAACAACTAGATGAATTGAAGTATGTGTATCAATACATCTTCACAATTAATTTTCAAAGTATATTGGTTGTTTGTGTCATAGTCACATTGTTCTTCTTCATATTCTACCAAATATTCCATGGCATGTTCTTTTGGTTCTTGGAACTACGGTTGAATAACGAGTTGCTTGATCTCGAAGGAGCAAATTATCTAACGTCCGGAGCTGCACCCAGTAATAACCATGTTACCCTCTTCCAAGTTCTCCTCCATACCAATAGTTGGAATATGGCAGATATCTTAGAAGAAGGTGATTTCGACAAGGAGAGAGGACCAAAGCTTAGAGCTTTGATGAAATTGCCCCCATTGGTGAGATATGGAATGCATg ATAGttggttgaagaagaagctaacaTGCCCAGTTTGTCGTAGTTGCATTGTGTCCAG GGCCAAAGGGAACCCTAATCACAGAGGCACAGACCTCACCCCTATCCTCCCTCGAGCTTCCACTCTCACTCTCACCTCTCACCTCTCACCTCTCACGTTTTCAGCCTCCACTCTCACTCTCCGTCCAGCCACCGCCACTTCCGTCCAACCACCGCTGCCGTCGCAACTTCCAACTTTGAACAGCCACCGCCTGCTCCCTCACTTCCCTTCCTTCGCGCAGCAAACGTCACAAACTTCCTTCCCTCCATCGCGAAGCCACCGCTCGATCGTCAAAGCCTCCATTGCGCAGCCACTGTCTTGTCGCGCCAGCTCTGTTCCACTGCGCTCCTGTCCCTTCAGCGGCGTCTGCTCTGTTCCATCGCGCGGCCCTTCCCTCgaag ATTATTCCCTGGAATTTCCCTCTTCTCATGTTTGCTTGGAA GTTGCTGGTTGCTGGTTGCTGTCATGTCCCACCGTTCTGTTTCTATTCAACCATCTCCATTGCATTTCAAAGCTCcatctccctctctctctccctctccctgTTCTGTTCGAATTTCAGAACATGCTCCAGCCTAAG TTCCTCCTAGGCTGA
- the LOC107462573 gene encoding uncharacterized protein LOC107462573, which produces MDPLLSVIVFLFTFLSIKFACSASELSYNNHCNSFVSYSTPSNKRVNTFPLGDTHNGYFQGGKKITGLGNGETWSQFSFYLQPRRIQTTEASHLFKLEGLVSFRSTLAWNFTYVQSRSHRSRRIRHGSDLVTSFKLEGFWSESSGKVCMVGRGTYFSEKGESIGLEAVFKLNNVFSSSNISSMVIGKLESLSSENDKSYFEPISVFMFPKEAYKYTLDSTEADKECSSGIDAEQGLSLDSNSLSFCSYSISRAIAMLPLEYSDECNSPKNCTPIDGSSGQLPTLMSLKAIQCSHSQKHTMRVLLEFSNNSYYYYGMNQEKNPQNILVGEGWWNKKSNVLCVVACHIKGISSSVDGTRVDDCSVRLRLRFPSTWSIKNTSSIVGEIWSNKTANEQGYFKRIKFRNDEARLVVVGHGLEYEYSQLEIANKSCHNQKPVEGQGKSYPEAYSYDMRFDMSVRESRKRVAWGYSAPLFVADKFYDLGMPMFSDSVSSFSDQVPPPDIHNNNTGSLFNISYKISLTPLSLSGIDDKNSFFSNKSFESVKLTAEGIYDAQGGTLCMVGCREVSSKNAINTYSLDCEIMVNFQFPPLGTTNGRRIRGSIESTRKKSDPLYFKPLDLSASTNYVISLRRNAWRMDMEVIIALISTTLACVFVGLQLYHVKRNPDVLPFISIMMMSILTFGYMIPLVLNLEALLSQNPNNKNIVYGFVGWLEVNEIAVRLTTMKGRASASIYAGGYYNREPSSWENFKSYGGLVMDGFLLPQIILNIFSNIKRAQILSCSFYIGTTFVRVLPHAYDLYRAHNYAEVDNFAYLYADPDTDFYSTAWDIVIPLGGILFTIIVYLQQRFDALCVMPQRFKGSFAYDKVPAETELEGEVQTTNM; this is translated from the exons ATGGATCCTCTTCTCTCAGTTATCGTCTTTCTCTTCACTTTCTTGTCCATCAAGTTTGCCTGTTCTGCTTCAGAACTCTCATATAACAACCACTGTAACTCTTTTGTCTCATACTCAACACCTTCCAACAAAAGGGTTAACACTTTCCCTCTTGGTGATACTCACAATGGTTACTTCCaaggagggaagaagatcaCTGGCCTTGGAAATGGAGAAACATGGAGCCAATTCTCCTTTTACCTTCAACCAAGAAGAATCCAAACAACTGAGGCCTCTCACTTATTCAAACTTGAAGGCCTTGTTTCATTCAGGAGCACTCTTGCATGGAACTTCACCTATGTTCAAAGCCGAAGTCACCGGTCGAGGAGAATTCGTCACGGTAGTGATCTTGTAACTTCTTTTAAGCTTGAAGGGTTCTGGTCTGAATCCTCAGGGAAGGTTTGCATGGTTGGGAGAGGCACTTATTTTTCCGAAAAAGGTGAATCTATTGGCCTTGAAGCTGTGTTTAAGCTTAACAATGTGTTCAGTTCAAGTAATATCAGTAGCATGGTCATTGGAAAGTTGGAGAGCTTGAGTTCTGAGAATGATAAGAGTTACTTTGAACCAATTTCTGTGTTCATGTTCCCAAAAGAAGCATACAAGTATACCTTAGATTCCACAGAGGCAGATAAAGAATGCTCTTCTGGAATTGATGCTGAACAAGGTTTGTCATTGGATTCAAACTCCTTAAGTTTTTGCTCATATTCAATCTCAAGAGCCATTGCTATGCTCCCATTGGAGTACTCTGATGAATGCAATTCTCCTAAGAATTGCACTCCTATTGATGGCAGTTCTGGACAATTGCCAACACTAATGTCTTTGAAAGCCATTCAGTGTTCTCATTCTCAGAAGCATACGATGAGGGTTCTTCTTGAATTTTCAAATAATAGTTACTACTACTATGGTATGAACCAAGAAAAAAATCCCCAAAACATATTAGTAGGTGAAGGGTGGTGGAATAAGAAGAGCAATGTTTTGTGTGTAGTAGCTTGCCATATCAAGGGAATTTCATCTTCCGTGGATGGCACTCGTGTTGACGATTGCTCGGTGAGATTAAGATTGAGGTTCCCCTCGACTTGGTCGATCAAAAACACTAGTAGCATAGTTGGGGAAATTTGGAGCAACAAGACTGCAAATGAACAAGGCTACTTCAAGAGGATCAAATTCAGAAATGATGAAGCTCGATTGGTGGTGGTTGGTCATGGCTTAGAGTATGAGTACAGCCAACTAGAAATAGCTAACAAATCATGCCACAACCAAAAACCTGTTGAAGGCCAGGGGAAAAGCTATCCAGAGGCATATTCTTATGATATGAGATTTGATATGTCagttagagagtcaagaaaaagAGTAGCTTGGGGTTATTCAGCTCCTTTATTTGTTGCtgataaattttatgatttggGGATGCCTATGTTTTCGGATTCTGTTTCAAGCTTCTCAGATCAAGTTCCTCCTCCTGATATCCACAACAACAATACTGGTAGCTTGTTCAACATTAGCTACAAGATTAGCCTCACACCGCTGTCTCTCTCGGGGATAGATGACAAGAATTCTTTCTTCAGTAATAAGTCATTTGAGTCGGTGAAGCTCACTGCCGAAGGAATTTATGATGCTCAAGGTGGAACCTTGTGTATGGTAGGCTGCCGCGAAGTTTCCTCAAAAAATGCTATAAATACGTATTCTTTGGACTGTGAGATTATGGTGAACTTTCAGTTTCCACCATTAGGTACAACCAATGGGAGGCGCATCAGGGGAAGCATCGAAAGCACGCGCAAAAAGTCAGATCCTCTTTACTTCAAGCCTTTAGACCTATCTGCATCAACAAATTACGTGATATCATTAAGAAGGAATGCTTGGAGAATGGATATGGAGGTCATCATAGCACTGATATCCACCACTCTAGCATGTGTTTTTGTTGGATTGCAACTCTACCATGTAAAGAGGAACCCTGATGTGCTACCCTTCATCTCAATTATGATGATGTCGATTCTCACTTTTGGCTACATGATACCTCTTGTTCTGAACCTTGAAGCTCTTCTCAGCCAAAATCCTAACAACAAAAACATTGTATATGGCTTTGTTGGATGGCTTGAAGTCAATGAAATCGCGGTGAGGCTAACAACCATG AAGGGTCGAGCTTCAGCTTCTATATACGCCGGAGGGTACTACAACCGAGAACCTTCCTCTTGGGAAAACTTCAAGTCTTATGGTGGTTTAGTAATGGATGGTTTTCTCTTGCCACAGATAATTTTGAACATTTTCTCAAACATAAAGAGGGCACAAATTCTTTCATGCTCATTTTACATTGGAACTACATTTGTGAGAGTGTTGCCACATGCCTATGATCTCTACAGGGCTCACAATTATGCTGAAGTAGATAATTTTGCATACCTGTATGCAGATCCTGATACAGATTTTTACTCAACTGCTTGGGATATTGTGATCCCTTTGGGGGGTATCTTGTTTACTATCATTGTATACTTGCAGCAACGTTTTGATGCTCTTTGTGTAATGCCTCAGAGATTCAAAGGGTCATTTGCATATGATAAGGTGCCTGCAGAAACTGAATTGGAAGGAGAAGTACAAACAACAAACATGTAA
- the LOC107462587 gene encoding probable ubiquitin-conjugating enzyme E2 25 isoform X2: MMSRSKLEPPCHQPPCIPKYASPDTSKRKAYSSSCSPKMEMDPDVVEILPPIHRTSRLVKQNQAIPQDVIEIDNDDDCEDLMIIGEKVGKSNKGKTIESIHNGYGNQESGFETSTGHSSVPHNLTSVDAHVADLSYDDDEDADDDYIDFISEEYAQVDEYALLQAHFDNVDIPPGIEAPFTWLPEYEQGLKQTGNSSLHPWYPTQSDAEIPQVIESAKSKIIGSSTGASNFQMNMGDVDHSSGINLASQSAPSKKKVANSQRRVRGSHTLSGPHSSKSQWFSGPFHVKKTPAIGFVGNSEAVKPPPAGAPPFWRKFKTAKKLGGSSSLYHPSFIGQNGSFHPPGMESKGPWSTNFQNFMPTFSDYNANSTSYGPLDFLHPPPGHMQFNTSVHNSAGEGNSGDSPVVAISDEDRDEIMMKFRSFKQFDTVEDPSDHRFVGYNSSLKQHPKNWAKKIQDEWKILEKDLPDTIFVRVYESRMDLLRAVIIGAVGTPYHDGLFFFDVFFPSGYPNVPPQVYYHSGGLRLNPNLYNCGKVCLSLLNTWSGNKNEKWLPGVSTILQVLVSIQGLILNTKPYFNEPGYAHMSGSANGETKSLQYNEDTFILSLRTMMYMMKRPPKHFENFVTGHFYSRAHDILVACKAYMEGAQVGCLVKGGVQDVDEGDKSCSKQFKESLTGYVNMIVKEFAKIGVKDCEKFLSTKKIVNKPLSLPAA, encoded by the exons ATGATGAGCCGATCGAAATTGGAGCCGCCGTGTCATCAGCCGCCGTGCATCCCCAAATATGCGTCTCCCGACACCTCCAA aaGGAAAGcatattcttcttcttgttctccGAAGATGGAGATGGACCCTGACGTTGTTGAAATTCTTCCCCCAATTCACCGAACTTCCAGATTGGTTAAGCAAAATCAG GCCATTCCACAGGATGTAATTGAAATTGACAACGACGATGATTGCGAGGATTTAATGATAATTGGTGAAAAAGTTGGTAAAAGTAACAAGGGGAAGACAATTGAATCTATTCACAATGGCTATGGCAATCAA GAAAGTGGGTTTGAGACTTCTACTGGTCATTCTTCGGTACCACATAACCTAACAAGTGTTGATGCTCATGTTGCGGATCTAtcatatgatgatgatgaggatgctGATGATGACTACATTGATTTTATTTCTGAAGAGTACGCACAAGTCGATGAGTATGCTTTATTACAGGCACACTTTGATAATGTGGATATACCTCCTGGAATTGAGGCACCGTTTACTTGGTTGCCAGAATATGAACAAGGTTTGAAGCAAACTGGGAATAGTTCTTTGCATCCTTGGTATCCTACACAATCAGATGCTGAAATTCCTCAGGTGATAGAGTCAGCTAAATCTAAAATCATAGGATCTTCAACAGGTGCTTCTAATTTTCAAATGAACATGGGTGATGTTGATCACTCCTCTGGAATAAATTTGGCTTCTCAATCTGCTCCTAGTAAGAAGAAAGTAGCTAATTCACAACGCAGGGTTCGTGGTTCACACACATTATCAGGACCCCACTCATCTAAGTCTCAATGGTTTTCAGGACCTTTCCATGTTAAAAAGACGCCTGCTATTGGTTTCGTCGGCAATTCAGAGGCTGTGAAACCACCACCGGCAGGTGCACCACCATTTTGGAGGAAATTTAAAACTGCTAAGAAGCTAGGTGGCAGTAGCAGTTTGTACCATCCAAGTTTCATTGGACAGAATGGATCATTTCATCCACCAGGAATGGAATCAAAAGGCCCATGGTCAACAAATTTTCAGAATTTTATGCCAACTTTTTCTGATTACAATGCTAATTCAACTAGCTATGGTCCACTTGATTTTCTTCATCCTCCTCCTGGGCATATGCAGTTTAACACATCGGTTCACAATTCTGCCGGAGAAGGAAATAGTGGAGATAGCCCAGTTGTGGCCATCTCTGATGAAGATCGGGATGAAATCATGATGAAATTTCGAAGTTTTAAACAATTTGACACTGTTGAAGATCCATCAGATCATCGCTTTGTTGGCTATAACTCTTCCTTGAAGCAG CATCCAAAGAATTGGGCTAAAAAAATCCAGGACGAGTGGAAGATTTTGGAGAAGGATTTGCCAG ATACAATATTTGTCCGAGTTTATGAATCAAGGATGGATCTTTTGAGGGCCGTTATTATTGGAGCAGTGGGGACTCCTTATCATGATGgtcttttcttctttgatgtttTCTTCCCCAGTGGCTATCCCAATGTACCGCCG CAAGTTTACTACCACTCTGGAGGTCTTCGACTCAACCCGAACTTGTATAATTGTGGCAAAGTATGCCTTAGCCTGCTTAATACCTGGTCTGGCAACAAGAACGAGAAGTGGCTTCCAGGTGTTTCAACAATTCTGCAGGTTCTGGTCTCTATACAAGGTCTGATTCTGAATACGAAGCCTTACTTTAACGAACCTGGATATGCACACATGAGTGGTTCCGCAAATGGTGAAACAAAGTCCCTGCAGTATAATGAGGACACATTCATCCTTTCATTAAGAACAATGATGTATATGATGAAAAGGCCCCCAAAG CATTTTGAGAACTTTGTTACGGGGCATTTCTATAGCCGAGCTCATGATATTCTAGTGGCATGCAAAGCGTACATGGAGGGTGCGCAAGTTGGATGTTTGGTCAAAGGTGGGGTTCAAGATGTCGACGAAGGCGACAAAAGCTGCTCGAAGCAGTTCAAGGAATCTCTAACTGGATATGTGAATATGATTGTCAAAGAGTTtgcaaaaattggagttaaggACTGTGAGAAGTTCCTCTCCACCAAAAAAATAGTGAACAAGCCTTTGTCTTTGCCTGCAGCCTGA
- the LOC107462587 gene encoding probable ubiquitin-conjugating enzyme E2 25 isoform X1: protein MMSRSKLEPPCHQPPCIPKYASPDTSKRKAYSSSCSPKMEMDPDVVEILPPIHRTSRLVKQNQAIPQDVIEIDNDDDCEDLMIIGEKVGKSNKGKTIESIHNGYGNQVVESGFETSTGHSSVPHNLTSVDAHVADLSYDDDEDADDDYIDFISEEYAQVDEYALLQAHFDNVDIPPGIEAPFTWLPEYEQGLKQTGNSSLHPWYPTQSDAEIPQVIESAKSKIIGSSTGASNFQMNMGDVDHSSGINLASQSAPSKKKVANSQRRVRGSHTLSGPHSSKSQWFSGPFHVKKTPAIGFVGNSEAVKPPPAGAPPFWRKFKTAKKLGGSSSLYHPSFIGQNGSFHPPGMESKGPWSTNFQNFMPTFSDYNANSTSYGPLDFLHPPPGHMQFNTSVHNSAGEGNSGDSPVVAISDEDRDEIMMKFRSFKQFDTVEDPSDHRFVGYNSSLKQHPKNWAKKIQDEWKILEKDLPDTIFVRVYESRMDLLRAVIIGAVGTPYHDGLFFFDVFFPSGYPNVPPQVYYHSGGLRLNPNLYNCGKVCLSLLNTWSGNKNEKWLPGVSTILQVLVSIQGLILNTKPYFNEPGYAHMSGSANGETKSLQYNEDTFILSLRTMMYMMKRPPKHFENFVTGHFYSRAHDILVACKAYMEGAQVGCLVKGGVQDVDEGDKSCSKQFKESLTGYVNMIVKEFAKIGVKDCEKFLSTKKIVNKPLSLPAA, encoded by the exons ATGATGAGCCGATCGAAATTGGAGCCGCCGTGTCATCAGCCGCCGTGCATCCCCAAATATGCGTCTCCCGACACCTCCAA aaGGAAAGcatattcttcttcttgttctccGAAGATGGAGATGGACCCTGACGTTGTTGAAATTCTTCCCCCAATTCACCGAACTTCCAGATTGGTTAAGCAAAATCAG GCCATTCCACAGGATGTAATTGAAATTGACAACGACGATGATTGCGAGGATTTAATGATAATTGGTGAAAAAGTTGGTAAAAGTAACAAGGGGAAGACAATTGAATCTATTCACAATGGCTATGGCAATCAAGTTGTG GAAAGTGGGTTTGAGACTTCTACTGGTCATTCTTCGGTACCACATAACCTAACAAGTGTTGATGCTCATGTTGCGGATCTAtcatatgatgatgatgaggatgctGATGATGACTACATTGATTTTATTTCTGAAGAGTACGCACAAGTCGATGAGTATGCTTTATTACAGGCACACTTTGATAATGTGGATATACCTCCTGGAATTGAGGCACCGTTTACTTGGTTGCCAGAATATGAACAAGGTTTGAAGCAAACTGGGAATAGTTCTTTGCATCCTTGGTATCCTACACAATCAGATGCTGAAATTCCTCAGGTGATAGAGTCAGCTAAATCTAAAATCATAGGATCTTCAACAGGTGCTTCTAATTTTCAAATGAACATGGGTGATGTTGATCACTCCTCTGGAATAAATTTGGCTTCTCAATCTGCTCCTAGTAAGAAGAAAGTAGCTAATTCACAACGCAGGGTTCGTGGTTCACACACATTATCAGGACCCCACTCATCTAAGTCTCAATGGTTTTCAGGACCTTTCCATGTTAAAAAGACGCCTGCTATTGGTTTCGTCGGCAATTCAGAGGCTGTGAAACCACCACCGGCAGGTGCACCACCATTTTGGAGGAAATTTAAAACTGCTAAGAAGCTAGGTGGCAGTAGCAGTTTGTACCATCCAAGTTTCATTGGACAGAATGGATCATTTCATCCACCAGGAATGGAATCAAAAGGCCCATGGTCAACAAATTTTCAGAATTTTATGCCAACTTTTTCTGATTACAATGCTAATTCAACTAGCTATGGTCCACTTGATTTTCTTCATCCTCCTCCTGGGCATATGCAGTTTAACACATCGGTTCACAATTCTGCCGGAGAAGGAAATAGTGGAGATAGCCCAGTTGTGGCCATCTCTGATGAAGATCGGGATGAAATCATGATGAAATTTCGAAGTTTTAAACAATTTGACACTGTTGAAGATCCATCAGATCATCGCTTTGTTGGCTATAACTCTTCCTTGAAGCAG CATCCAAAGAATTGGGCTAAAAAAATCCAGGACGAGTGGAAGATTTTGGAGAAGGATTTGCCAG ATACAATATTTGTCCGAGTTTATGAATCAAGGATGGATCTTTTGAGGGCCGTTATTATTGGAGCAGTGGGGACTCCTTATCATGATGgtcttttcttctttgatgtttTCTTCCCCAGTGGCTATCCCAATGTACCGCCG CAAGTTTACTACCACTCTGGAGGTCTTCGACTCAACCCGAACTTGTATAATTGTGGCAAAGTATGCCTTAGCCTGCTTAATACCTGGTCTGGCAACAAGAACGAGAAGTGGCTTCCAGGTGTTTCAACAATTCTGCAGGTTCTGGTCTCTATACAAGGTCTGATTCTGAATACGAAGCCTTACTTTAACGAACCTGGATATGCACACATGAGTGGTTCCGCAAATGGTGAAACAAAGTCCCTGCAGTATAATGAGGACACATTCATCCTTTCATTAAGAACAATGATGTATATGATGAAAAGGCCCCCAAAG CATTTTGAGAACTTTGTTACGGGGCATTTCTATAGCCGAGCTCATGATATTCTAGTGGCATGCAAAGCGTACATGGAGGGTGCGCAAGTTGGATGTTTGGTCAAAGGTGGGGTTCAAGATGTCGACGAAGGCGACAAAAGCTGCTCGAAGCAGTTCAAGGAATCTCTAACTGGATATGTGAATATGATTGTCAAAGAGTTtgcaaaaattggagttaaggACTGTGAGAAGTTCCTCTCCACCAAAAAAATAGTGAACAAGCCTTTGTCTTTGCCTGCAGCCTGA
- the LOC107462587 gene encoding probable ubiquitin-conjugating enzyme E2 25 isoform X3, producing MEMDPDVVEILPPIHRTSRLVKQNQAIPQDVIEIDNDDDCEDLMIIGEKVGKSNKGKTIESIHNGYGNQVVESGFETSTGHSSVPHNLTSVDAHVADLSYDDDEDADDDYIDFISEEYAQVDEYALLQAHFDNVDIPPGIEAPFTWLPEYEQGLKQTGNSSLHPWYPTQSDAEIPQVIESAKSKIIGSSTGASNFQMNMGDVDHSSGINLASQSAPSKKKVANSQRRVRGSHTLSGPHSSKSQWFSGPFHVKKTPAIGFVGNSEAVKPPPAGAPPFWRKFKTAKKLGGSSSLYHPSFIGQNGSFHPPGMESKGPWSTNFQNFMPTFSDYNANSTSYGPLDFLHPPPGHMQFNTSVHNSAGEGNSGDSPVVAISDEDRDEIMMKFRSFKQFDTVEDPSDHRFVGYNSSLKQHPKNWAKKIQDEWKILEKDLPDTIFVRVYESRMDLLRAVIIGAVGTPYHDGLFFFDVFFPSGYPNVPPQVYYHSGGLRLNPNLYNCGKVCLSLLNTWSGNKNEKWLPGVSTILQVLVSIQGLILNTKPYFNEPGYAHMSGSANGETKSLQYNEDTFILSLRTMMYMMKRPPKHFENFVTGHFYSRAHDILVACKAYMEGAQVGCLVKGGVQDVDEGDKSCSKQFKESLTGYVNMIVKEFAKIGVKDCEKFLSTKKIVNKPLSLPAA from the exons ATGGAGATGGACCCTGACGTTGTTGAAATTCTTCCCCCAATTCACCGAACTTCCAGATTGGTTAAGCAAAATCAG GCCATTCCACAGGATGTAATTGAAATTGACAACGACGATGATTGCGAGGATTTAATGATAATTGGTGAAAAAGTTGGTAAAAGTAACAAGGGGAAGACAATTGAATCTATTCACAATGGCTATGGCAATCAAGTTGTG GAAAGTGGGTTTGAGACTTCTACTGGTCATTCTTCGGTACCACATAACCTAACAAGTGTTGATGCTCATGTTGCGGATCTAtcatatgatgatgatgaggatgctGATGATGACTACATTGATTTTATTTCTGAAGAGTACGCACAAGTCGATGAGTATGCTTTATTACAGGCACACTTTGATAATGTGGATATACCTCCTGGAATTGAGGCACCGTTTACTTGGTTGCCAGAATATGAACAAGGTTTGAAGCAAACTGGGAATAGTTCTTTGCATCCTTGGTATCCTACACAATCAGATGCTGAAATTCCTCAGGTGATAGAGTCAGCTAAATCTAAAATCATAGGATCTTCAACAGGTGCTTCTAATTTTCAAATGAACATGGGTGATGTTGATCACTCCTCTGGAATAAATTTGGCTTCTCAATCTGCTCCTAGTAAGAAGAAAGTAGCTAATTCACAACGCAGGGTTCGTGGTTCACACACATTATCAGGACCCCACTCATCTAAGTCTCAATGGTTTTCAGGACCTTTCCATGTTAAAAAGACGCCTGCTATTGGTTTCGTCGGCAATTCAGAGGCTGTGAAACCACCACCGGCAGGTGCACCACCATTTTGGAGGAAATTTAAAACTGCTAAGAAGCTAGGTGGCAGTAGCAGTTTGTACCATCCAAGTTTCATTGGACAGAATGGATCATTTCATCCACCAGGAATGGAATCAAAAGGCCCATGGTCAACAAATTTTCAGAATTTTATGCCAACTTTTTCTGATTACAATGCTAATTCAACTAGCTATGGTCCACTTGATTTTCTTCATCCTCCTCCTGGGCATATGCAGTTTAACACATCGGTTCACAATTCTGCCGGAGAAGGAAATAGTGGAGATAGCCCAGTTGTGGCCATCTCTGATGAAGATCGGGATGAAATCATGATGAAATTTCGAAGTTTTAAACAATTTGACACTGTTGAAGATCCATCAGATCATCGCTTTGTTGGCTATAACTCTTCCTTGAAGCAG CATCCAAAGAATTGGGCTAAAAAAATCCAGGACGAGTGGAAGATTTTGGAGAAGGATTTGCCAG ATACAATATTTGTCCGAGTTTATGAATCAAGGATGGATCTTTTGAGGGCCGTTATTATTGGAGCAGTGGGGACTCCTTATCATGATGgtcttttcttctttgatgtttTCTTCCCCAGTGGCTATCCCAATGTACCGCCG CAAGTTTACTACCACTCTGGAGGTCTTCGACTCAACCCGAACTTGTATAATTGTGGCAAAGTATGCCTTAGCCTGCTTAATACCTGGTCTGGCAACAAGAACGAGAAGTGGCTTCCAGGTGTTTCAACAATTCTGCAGGTTCTGGTCTCTATACAAGGTCTGATTCTGAATACGAAGCCTTACTTTAACGAACCTGGATATGCACACATGAGTGGTTCCGCAAATGGTGAAACAAAGTCCCTGCAGTATAATGAGGACACATTCATCCTTTCATTAAGAACAATGATGTATATGATGAAAAGGCCCCCAAAG CATTTTGAGAACTTTGTTACGGGGCATTTCTATAGCCGAGCTCATGATATTCTAGTGGCATGCAAAGCGTACATGGAGGGTGCGCAAGTTGGATGTTTGGTCAAAGGTGGGGTTCAAGATGTCGACGAAGGCGACAAAAGCTGCTCGAAGCAGTTCAAGGAATCTCTAACTGGATATGTGAATATGATTGTCAAAGAGTTtgcaaaaattggagttaaggACTGTGAGAAGTTCCTCTCCACCAAAAAAATAGTGAACAAGCCTTTGTCTTTGCCTGCAGCCTGA